A portion of the Canis lupus baileyi chromosome 38, mCanLup2.hap1, whole genome shotgun sequence genome contains these proteins:
- the HSD17B7 gene encoding 3-keto-steroid reductase/17-beta-hydroxysteroid dehydrogenase 7 isoform X1 has product MRKVVLVTGASSGVGLALCKRLLEEDDELHVCLACRNVSKAEAVSADLLASHPAAEVSIVQVDVSNLQSVIRASSELKQRFQRLDYVYLNAGIMPNPQLNIKALFCGLFSRKVIHMFSTAEGLLTQEDKVTADGLQEVFETNVFGHFILIQELEPLLCHRDSPSQLIWTSSRNARKSNFHLEDIQHSRGQEPYSSSKYAVDLLSVALNRNFNPRGLYSSVVCPGTMVTNMTYGILPPLVWTLLLPIIWLLRFFANAFTLTPYNGTEALVWLFHQKPESLNPLTKYLSATTGFGSNYVATQKMDLDEDTAEKFYQNLLELEKRVRVTIQKT; this is encoded by the exons aTGCGGAAGGTGGTGTTGGTCACCGGGGCCAGCAG TGGCGTGGGCCTCGCGCTCTGCAAGCGGCTGCTGGAGGAGGACGATGAGCTGCACGTGTGTTTGGCATGCAGGAACGTGAGCAAAGCGGAAGCTGTCAGCGCTGATCTGCTGGCTTCTCACCCCGCCGCCGAGGTCAGCATCGTGCAGGTGGATGTCAGCAACCTGCAGTCGGTCATCCGGGCCTCCAGCGAGCTCAAGCAAAG GTTTCAGAGATTAGACTACGTCTATCTGAACGCTGGGATCATGCCCAATCCACAGCTGAATATCAAAGCACTTTTCTGTGGCCTCTTTTCAAG AAAAGTGATTCATATGTTCTCCACAGCTGAAGGATTGCTGACCCAGGAAGACAAAGTCACTGCCGATGGCCTCCAGGAGGTCTTTGAAACCAACGTCTTTGGCCACTTTATTCTG ATTCAGGAACTGGAACCTCTTCTCTGTCACAGGGACAGTCCCTCCCAGCTCATCTGGACATCGTCTCGCAATGCAAGGAAATCTAATTTCCACCTTGAGGACATCCAGCACAGCAGAGGCCAGGAGCCTTACAGCTCCTCCAAATATGCAGTTGACCTGCTGAGTGTGGCGCTGAACCGGAACTTCAACCCACGG GGTCTGTACTCCAGCGTGGTGTGCCCGGGTACGATGGTGACCAACATGACCTACGGGATTCTCCCTCCCTTGGTGTGGACGCTGCTGCTGCCAATCATATGGCTG cttcgCTTTTTTGCAAATGCTTTCACTTTGACGCCGTACAATGGAACAGAAGCCCTG GTATGGCTTTTCCACCAAAAGCCGGAGTCTCTAAATCCTCTGACCAAATACCTGAGTGCCACCACTGGCTTTGGAAGCAATTATGTAGCGACCCAGAAG ATGGACCTAGATGAAGACACTGCTGAAAAATTTTACCAAAACTTACTGGAACTGGAAAAGCGTGTTAGGGTCACCATTCAAAAAACATAA
- the HSD17B7 gene encoding 3-keto-steroid reductase/17-beta-hydroxysteroid dehydrogenase 7 isoform X2, with protein MRKVVLVTGASSGVGLALCKRLLEEDDELHVCLACRNVSKAEAVSADLLASHPAAEVSIVQVDVSNLQSVIRASSELKQRKVIHMFSTAEGLLTQEDKVTADGLQEVFETNVFGHFILIQELEPLLCHRDSPSQLIWTSSRNARKSNFHLEDIQHSRGQEPYSSSKYAVDLLSVALNRNFNPRGLYSSVVCPGTMVTNMTYGILPPLVWTLLLPIIWLLRFFANAFTLTPYNGTEALVWLFHQKPESLNPLTKYLSATTGFGSNYVATQKMDLDEDTAEKFYQNLLELEKRVRVTIQKT; from the exons aTGCGGAAGGTGGTGTTGGTCACCGGGGCCAGCAG TGGCGTGGGCCTCGCGCTCTGCAAGCGGCTGCTGGAGGAGGACGATGAGCTGCACGTGTGTTTGGCATGCAGGAACGTGAGCAAAGCGGAAGCTGTCAGCGCTGATCTGCTGGCTTCTCACCCCGCCGCCGAGGTCAGCATCGTGCAGGTGGATGTCAGCAACCTGCAGTCGGTCATCCGGGCCTCCAGCGAGCTCAAGCAAAG AAAAGTGATTCATATGTTCTCCACAGCTGAAGGATTGCTGACCCAGGAAGACAAAGTCACTGCCGATGGCCTCCAGGAGGTCTTTGAAACCAACGTCTTTGGCCACTTTATTCTG ATTCAGGAACTGGAACCTCTTCTCTGTCACAGGGACAGTCCCTCCCAGCTCATCTGGACATCGTCTCGCAATGCAAGGAAATCTAATTTCCACCTTGAGGACATCCAGCACAGCAGAGGCCAGGAGCCTTACAGCTCCTCCAAATATGCAGTTGACCTGCTGAGTGTGGCGCTGAACCGGAACTTCAACCCACGG GGTCTGTACTCCAGCGTGGTGTGCCCGGGTACGATGGTGACCAACATGACCTACGGGATTCTCCCTCCCTTGGTGTGGACGCTGCTGCTGCCAATCATATGGCTG cttcgCTTTTTTGCAAATGCTTTCACTTTGACGCCGTACAATGGAACAGAAGCCCTG GTATGGCTTTTCCACCAAAAGCCGGAGTCTCTAAATCCTCTGACCAAATACCTGAGTGCCACCACTGGCTTTGGAAGCAATTATGTAGCGACCCAGAAG ATGGACCTAGATGAAGACACTGCTGAAAAATTTTACCAAAACTTACTGGAACTGGAAAAGCGTGTTAGGGTCACCATTCAAAAAACATAA
- the HSD17B7 gene encoding 3-keto-steroid reductase/17-beta-hydroxysteroid dehydrogenase 7 isoform X3: MRKVVLVTGASSGVGLALCKRLLEEDDELHVCLACRNVSKAEAVSADLLASHPAAEVSIVQVDVSNLQSVIRASSELKQRFQRLDYVYLNAGIMPNPQLNIKALFCGLFSRKVIHMFSTAEGLLTQEDKVTADGLQEVFETNVFGHFILIQELEPLLCHRDSPSQLIWTSSRNARKSNFHLEDIQHSRGQEPYSSSKYAVDLLSVALNRNFNPRRFS; the protein is encoded by the exons aTGCGGAAGGTGGTGTTGGTCACCGGGGCCAGCAG TGGCGTGGGCCTCGCGCTCTGCAAGCGGCTGCTGGAGGAGGACGATGAGCTGCACGTGTGTTTGGCATGCAGGAACGTGAGCAAAGCGGAAGCTGTCAGCGCTGATCTGCTGGCTTCTCACCCCGCCGCCGAGGTCAGCATCGTGCAGGTGGATGTCAGCAACCTGCAGTCGGTCATCCGGGCCTCCAGCGAGCTCAAGCAAAG GTTTCAGAGATTAGACTACGTCTATCTGAACGCTGGGATCATGCCCAATCCACAGCTGAATATCAAAGCACTTTTCTGTGGCCTCTTTTCAAG AAAAGTGATTCATATGTTCTCCACAGCTGAAGGATTGCTGACCCAGGAAGACAAAGTCACTGCCGATGGCCTCCAGGAGGTCTTTGAAACCAACGTCTTTGGCCACTTTATTCTG ATTCAGGAACTGGAACCTCTTCTCTGTCACAGGGACAGTCCCTCCCAGCTCATCTGGACATCGTCTCGCAATGCAAGGAAATCTAATTTCCACCTTGAGGACATCCAGCACAGCAGAGGCCAGGAGCCTTACAGCTCCTCCAAATATGCAGTTGACCTGCTGAGTGTGGCGCTGAACCGGAACTTCAACCCACGG CGCTTCTCATAG
- the HSD17B7 gene encoding 3-keto-steroid reductase/17-beta-hydroxysteroid dehydrogenase 7 isoform X4, which translates to MRKVVLVTGASSGVGLALCKRLLEEDDELHVCLACRNVSKAEAVSADLLASHPAAEVSIVQVDVSNLQSVIRASSELKQRFQRLDYVYLNAGIMPNPQLNIKALFCGLFSRFRNWNLFSVTGTVPPSSSGHRLAMQGNLISTLRTSSTAEARSLTAPPNMQLTC; encoded by the exons aTGCGGAAGGTGGTGTTGGTCACCGGGGCCAGCAG TGGCGTGGGCCTCGCGCTCTGCAAGCGGCTGCTGGAGGAGGACGATGAGCTGCACGTGTGTTTGGCATGCAGGAACGTGAGCAAAGCGGAAGCTGTCAGCGCTGATCTGCTGGCTTCTCACCCCGCCGCCGAGGTCAGCATCGTGCAGGTGGATGTCAGCAACCTGCAGTCGGTCATCCGGGCCTCCAGCGAGCTCAAGCAAAG GTTTCAGAGATTAGACTACGTCTATCTGAACGCTGGGATCATGCCCAATCCACAGCTGAATATCAAAGCACTTTTCTGTGGCCTCTTTTCAAG ATTCAGGAACTGGAACCTCTTCTCTGTCACAGGGACAGTCCCTCCCAGCTCATCTGGACATCGTCTCGCAATGCAAGGAAATCTAATTTCCACCTTGAGGACATCCAGCACAGCAGAGGCCAGGAGCCTTACAGCTCCTCCAAATATGCAGTTGACCTGCTGA